The following nucleotide sequence is from Triticum dicoccoides isolate Atlit2015 ecotype Zavitan chromosome 7B, WEW_v2.0, whole genome shotgun sequence.
ACACATCTCGTGGCTAAGCTAGGTAGCAATGGCTTCCAGCGTGCGGCAGCCATGGCCCCTCCTCCTGATCGTCCTCCTCCCGTCCTTGGCCACGGCGACGGTGTTCGACGACAACTACGTGCCCTCGTGGGGCGCAGACGGCTACCACCTCGTCGACCAGGGCACAGAGACCCGTCTCACCATGGACAGAACCTCCGGCGCAGGGTTCCGCTCCAGGTCGACGTACGGGTCGGGGTTCTTCCACATGAGGATCAAGGTGCCCGGGGGGTACACGGCCGGAGTCATCACAGCCTTCTATGTGAGTCGCTGATACATCCGTGCTTGCTGCTCATGGCGGCAGAGCTATAGCTATGATTTTATGTTGCATGGATGCATATGCAGCTGGCGTCGGAAGCACCTTATGATGGCAGTGACCGCGACGAGGTGGACTTCGAGTTCCTGGGCAACGTGGACGGCGAGAACATCACCCTGCAGACCAACGTCTTCGTCAACGGCGACGGCGACAGGGAGCAGAGGCTCAACCTGTGGTTCGACCCGGCAGCCGACTTCCACGAGTACAAGATACTCTGGAACCCGTACCAGCTCGTGTACGTGTGCCTCCATTTCCAAGAAAATAAGCACATGCGTTTTCTCAAACTTGCATTGAAATCTGAAGAGGTCACGTGCAATATATTCACAGGATATTGGTGGACGATGTGCCGATACGGGTGCTGAGGAACCTGACGTGGCAGGTGCCGGAGTACGAGTTCCCGGCGAAGCAGATGGGCGTGCGGGCGAGCCTGTGGGACGGCTCCGACTGGGCGACGGACGGCGGCAGGATCAAGATCGACTGGGGCCGCGCGCCCTTCGCCGCGGGGTTCCAGGGCTTCGACGTGGACGCCTGCGCCAACACCAGCTCCACGCCGTGCGACTCGACGGACCTCTGGTGGAACGCCCGCAGGCACAGGCGGCTGTCCGTCCGGGAGCAGGCGGCCTACGAGCACGTCCGGAGGACGTACATGAACTACGACTACTGCGCCGACAAGGATCGGTTCCAGAACGGCAAGGTGCCGGTTGAGTGCAGCTACACTACTTAGCCTACTGCTAGCTTGGATTGGATCAGATCGATTTCTAGTTAAGATGGCTATGCATGATTAAAGGGAGGTCCTCAGCCAATATGCAGTCTCGAATAATATTTGCATCATAACATGTGGGATCGTCTCTTCTAATTCTTTTTATCCAACTTATTTATGATTTACTTTTCCTTTGCAAAAAAACAATGATTTACTCTGAGAAAACCCATGGGTGGTGGGCTAGTCCCCATTCGAGTTGTTAATGGGCCTAGCCCAAATAATTTCAACACTTCTATACGTACGGCTCACTCTCTTCTGGAAAAAAAACGCACTTCCCAAAACTTAAAAAAAAAACGCACGATCCACTCTGGATGGTATCCATAGAAGTCGTCAGAGTTCATCTTGCTCACAGTGATCACTCCTCTTCCGACGATGCTTCCATCCACTTACATGTAAAACTACAACCAGTAAAGTTACAAGAAAAATCTGAGTACGTTTGACAAAAATGTTGGATGCATCTATCAGTGCCCATCTCTCACCCCAAAAAAAAAGTCTACCATTGTCCAACATTTCATTTCAAAACTTGATCGATCAAGAAACAAGAAAAATGAAAAATCAGAATGTGAATAGTACCCCCACGAAAAAAAATGTGAATAGTACAGAACATATACTATTCAAATCAAATTATCTAAAGCCCCCCTATGTACTATCCACAGTTGGATTTACCTATTCTTTTTGCACCGAGCTGTGAATAAAAA
It contains:
- the LOC119340333 gene encoding putative xyloglucan endotransglucosylase/hydrolase protein 1, which codes for MASSVRQPWPLLLIVLLPSLATATVFDDNYVPSWGADGYHLVDQGTETRLTMDRTSGAGFRSRSTYGSGFFHMRIKVPGGYTAGVITAFYLASEAPYDGSDRDEVDFEFLGNVDGENITLQTNVFVNGDGDREQRLNLWFDPAADFHEYKILWNPYQLVILVDDVPIRVLRNLTWQVPEYEFPAKQMGVRASLWDGSDWATDGGRIKIDWGRAPFAAGFQGFDVDACANTSSTPCDSTDLWWNARRHRRLSVREQAAYEHVRRTYMNYDYCADKDRFQNGKVPVECSYTT